One Pseudomonas tolaasii NCPPB 2192 genomic window carries:
- a CDS encoding IucA/IucC family protein, with the protein MNGNRRTPEKSLLERWGEALATPQFQANHITLDALIGTLAPAAERSFQRLIQALFREGLLDPGTRTYDEHGRCWLTLPDQTRLRFDYLRPGRMASWELRGEVTLLREDRPEQKIQFPSQLLTLLNGALESSADLHVLNRLNTEIDDSFVNDTLCLAFHQQWSLTLQAAMAPEHQHNLLTHLKNDPGVSNPTSVLEQWGTLGHPWHPNYKTKLGLTTDQVIDFSPEFEARFPVFLCALHRQYAHVETLANTADYWTWWKNHFPQAAQQLTETLATQGLEACDYLPLPAHPWQIRQELPQLFANEIGDKLLVLTDIVAFTANPTMSFRTVLPDGRGDAPMVKLPVSLRLTSVQRTVSPRSARMGPRISHLLQTILEREPGIQQILSIVPERIGVHFKPQPANDEHSRHLAVLYRDNPQSLLQPGEMAVPVGSLFAIDQHGQPLLRQWVRLSKGRDDGQAMLAFFRDYAAIAVPALLGMYLRYGVAFEAHQQNSFMVMAADGQLSRLLLRDFGDIRIDRKTLHAHGLDIELHDPKMTLYDDAGFVRDKLLHTVFMCHLGELVLLGARHFDIPQALLWNELSAQVSQCFDQVRSAVDPLRWETEREALLVQDWPAKSFMRMRLLESHADIVGRLPNPLSAAANAG; encoded by the coding sequence AATTCCAGGCCAACCACATCACCCTGGACGCTTTGATCGGCACCCTGGCGCCGGCCGCCGAGCGCAGCTTCCAACGCCTGATCCAGGCATTGTTCCGTGAAGGCCTCCTGGACCCCGGCACCCGCACCTACGACGAACACGGCCGATGCTGGCTGACATTGCCCGACCAAACCCGCCTTCGCTTCGATTATCTGCGCCCTGGCCGCATGGCGAGTTGGGAACTGCGCGGCGAAGTCACCCTCCTGCGCGAAGACCGGCCAGAACAGAAAATTCAATTTCCGTCGCAATTATTGACGCTATTGAACGGCGCGCTTGAATCGTCGGCCGACCTGCACGTCCTGAACCGCCTCAACACAGAAATCGACGACAGCTTCGTCAACGACACCCTGTGCCTGGCTTTTCACCAACAGTGGTCGCTCACACTGCAAGCCGCCATGGCCCCGGAGCACCAGCACAACCTGCTGACCCATCTCAAGAATGATCCAGGCGTCAGCAACCCCACTTCAGTACTCGAACAGTGGGGCACCCTGGGTCATCCATGGCACCCCAACTACAAGACCAAGTTGGGTCTGACCACCGATCAGGTCATCGATTTTTCGCCGGAGTTCGAAGCGCGCTTCCCGGTGTTCCTCTGTGCATTGCATCGCCAGTACGCGCATGTTGAAACATTGGCCAACACCGCCGATTACTGGACGTGGTGGAAGAACCACTTCCCGCAAGCCGCCCAGCAATTGACCGAAACCCTTGCCACCCAAGGCCTTGAGGCCTGCGACTACCTGCCCCTGCCAGCCCACCCCTGGCAAATACGCCAGGAGTTGCCGCAACTGTTCGCCAATGAAATCGGTGACAAGCTGCTGGTGCTGACCGACATCGTCGCCTTCACCGCCAACCCCACCATGTCCTTCAGAACCGTGCTGCCTGACGGCCGCGGCGACGCACCGATGGTCAAACTCCCGGTATCGCTGCGGTTGACGAGCGTGCAGCGCACCGTCTCGCCGCGCTCGGCGCGCATGGGTCCGCGGATCAGCCATCTGCTGCAGACCATTCTGGAGCGCGAGCCCGGGATTCAACAAATCCTCAGCATCGTTCCCGAGCGCATCGGCGTACATTTCAAGCCACAGCCTGCCAATGACGAGCATTCCCGCCACTTGGCCGTGCTCTATCGGGACAACCCGCAAAGCCTGCTGCAACCTGGCGAAATGGCCGTGCCGGTGGGCAGCCTGTTTGCCATTGATCAACACGGGCAACCCTTGCTGCGCCAGTGGGTTCGTTTGAGCAAAGGCCGGGACGATGGGCAGGCCATGCTCGCCTTCTTCCGCGACTACGCAGCGATAGCCGTACCCGCGTTGCTGGGCATGTACCTGCGCTACGGCGTGGCGTTCGAGGCCCACCAGCAGAACTCCTTCATGGTGATGGCCGCAGACGGGCAATTGAGCCGCCTGCTGTTGCGCGATTTCGGCGACATCCGCATCGACCGCAAAACCCTGCACGCCCATGGCCTGGACATTGAACTGCACGACCCGAAGATGACCCTGTATGACGACGCAGGCTTCGTACGCGACAAGCTGCTGCACACGGTATTCATGTGCCACCTGGGGGAATTGGTACTGCTCGGCGCGCGTCACTTTGACATTCCCCAGGCACTCCTCTGGAATGAGCTGTCGGCGCAGGTCAGCCAGTGCTTCGACCAAGTGCGCAGCGCGGTCGACCCCCTGCGCTGGGAGACAGAGCGCGAAGCGCTGCTGGTGCAGGACTGGCCGGCCAAATCGTTCATGCGCATGCGCCTGCTGGAAAGCCATGCCGATATTGTCGGGCGGCTGCCCAACCCACTGAGTGCCGCCGCCAATGCAGGCTAA